One part of the Glycine soja cultivar W05 chromosome 11, ASM419377v2, whole genome shotgun sequence genome encodes these proteins:
- the LOC114375823 gene encoding nodulin-20: protein MEKMRLVLITLFLFIGAAVAEDTGIDAITPEEGKATNIIEAYESPRFQKFVTHCSSHVTQTCSGNDPLNNQEASRMNSPFGLSFCLFDSMEKCLADHKASLKDPQDNNNLASMSSLPGSIQNQPLLIETVKFRAVLKTCSHVSARYCFTNPNVATSALADCLMPSLTHCVYPSSSPTTPPPPPPPPPPGI from the exons ATGGAGAAAATGAGACTGGTACTAATTACTTTATTCCTGTTTATAGGTGCAGCAGTTGCAGAAGACACTGGTATTGATGCCATTACTCCTGAAGAAGGCAAAGCCACTAATATTATTGAGGCGTATGAGTCACCTAGATTCCAAAAGTTTGTGACACATTGCAGCTCACATGTTACTCAAACATGCAGTGGAAATGATCCATTAAATAATCAGGAGGCTAGTAGAATGAATAGTCCATTTGGGTTGTCTTTTTGCCTTTTTGATTCTATGGAGAAGTGCTTGGCAGACCATAAAGCCTCACTTAAAGATCCCCAAGATAACAACAACCTAGCTTCAATGTCGTCTCTTCCTGGCTCAATCCAAAATCAGCCACTCCTCATTGAGACTGTAAAATTCAGAGCCGTCTTGAAAACCTGTTCCCATGTCAGTGCACGATATTGTTTCACTAATCCTAACGTTGCTACATCGGCTTTAGCGGATTGTCTCATGCCATCTCTCACTCATTGTGTTTATCCTTCTA GTAGCCCTACAACCCCGCCACCACCCCCGCCACCCCCGCCACCTGGTATTTAG